The following coding sequences lie in one Spinacia oleracea cultivar Varoflay chromosome 1, BTI_SOV_V1, whole genome shotgun sequence genomic window:
- the LOC130462609 gene encoding uncharacterized protein, with product MVDIAANVKRVVLLREAKNVGYKMRNENQSQGGAKKPNQVYKGNQRRNDVGNKGQGYRGNQNNRAQECAKCGRRGHIESECRVGSNTCFRCGSHDHYIRDCPKQS from the exons atggttgatattgcagctaaTGTAAAGAGAGTGGTACTgcttcgagaagcgaagaatgttgggtataaaatGAGAAATGAAAACCAGAgtcaaggaggagcaaagaagcctaaccaaGTCTATAagggaaatcaaaggaggaacGATGTTGGAAACAAAGGACAAGGTTATCGTGGAAACCAGAATAATAGGGCGCAAGAATGTGCCAAATGTGGGAGAAGAGGCCACATCGAGAGTGAATGCcgtgtaggatcgaacacttgttTTCGATGTGGGAGCCATGATCATTACATCAGAGATTGTCCGAAGCAG AGTTAA